CTTCCTTCTTACCGGCTGCCAGCAAACTTCTGGCTTGCTTGATGTTAGGCGCGACACTAAAACTAGTCTCTTGACTGAAATCCTTACCAGTCGTTGGGTCAACGGCTGTTCCTGGGCTGACAAAACTGCTGGCTGGCAGTGACCCATCCGCCAAGACCTTATTGGTCAGTTCTTTTCGGTTGATCGCTAATGAAATGGCTTGCCGCAACTTTTGATTGGCAAGTGGTCGCCCTTTCCGTTGGTTAACCTGCAGATAATAAGTCCAGGCCTTAGGTATCCGCTTCAAGTCCTTATTCTTCTGCAGGGACTTGGCGGTAACACCGGAAATGGTGGCATCGTCCAACTTGCCGTCCTCGAATAAATTATGGGCCGTATTGGAATCCTTAACGGTCTTATAGTTGATTTGGTCTAACTTAATCGCCGACCTGTCCCAGTAATATGGGTTCTTTACCAACCGGTAAGCATCGTTGGTACCGGTCCAGTTGGTAATCTTGAAGGCGCCGTTGGAAACGGTATTCTTAGCGTTAGTCCCGTACTTTTTGACACCCACCTTTTGGACAAATGATTTATCCTGCGGCATGAAGACCGGCATTGCGACTAACTTGTTGAAATAGGCCATCGGGTGATCCAAATTGATCTCAAGGGTCTTGTCGCCGGTTGCCTTAATTCCAAGCGTTTTGTAGGAATTCTTGTGATTGATAATCGCATCGGCATTCTTGATTCCACTAAAGACGTAGGTGTAAACCGGGTTGTTCGCCGGGTTCAAGGATCGTTTCCAGGAATATTCAAAATCTTCCGCTTTTACAGGATCACCGTTACTCCACTTGGCATTCGAACGGATATGAAAGACATACTTTTTACCGTTATCAGTTGGCTTAACAATCTTGGTGGCCATTGCTGGGACTGGTTGATCCTTGCTGTTAAGCCGGTAGAGCCCCTCAGAAATGTTGGTTAGGGTGTTAAACTCCGGCAGCATGGCTTGATTGGTATTGTCCAACGACGTTAAATCAGATGTCTGCATTAAGGTAATCGACTTGTTCTGCGCATTATTTTGGGAAGACTGCTTGCCACAAGCCGCCAAAAATACCGCAACCATGACAATTCCAATACTTAACGACACCTTTCGGATCTTTCCCATAGTACCCCTCCTAGATGAATTGCAACTCAATCGGAACCGCGTGCTTTAACGTTTCATGAACCGTACAGTCCTTGACGACTGAATGCATAAACGCCTTGTGCCCAGCCTCATCCAAATTCGTTTCGGCATGAATCTGAACAACAATTTTGGTCACCGCCGATCGCCCATCTTGATACTGAGTGGTCTCGCCAGTCGTCTTGGTTTCAAACTTCTTAATTTGAATTTCCGGGTGCTTTCGGGCGATGTCGTTGGCTGTAATGGCTAAACAACTGCCGACGGCCGACAACAAGTATTGCACCGGATTAGGACCAGCGTCTGTTCCGTGACCGGCAATCGGTTCATCGACGATAAATTGATGAATACCTGTTTTTGTGTCGACTTGAGCGCCAACTTTTCTAAGCTTTGAATTGATAATATATTTCCCCATGATGAACCTCCTCATGAATGTGTCTCGTGCAGATTATTAATTATTATAGCTGGTTTGTCACTGGATTTGTTGGAAGTTGTTTAATAATTAGAGCAAAATGCCTCTCCGTCAATCCTGACGGGGAGGCACTTTGAGTTCACGTATTAAATATTAATTAATCAAAACTTCAGTTACCAGCAATGCACCACCGAACACGAGGACGAAGACAACCACCGGCCACACGAAACGCAGCCAGTGTGAATACTTCATGTTCAGCATTTGCAAGGTTGCCATCACCAACCCGGTTGGGGCCAGGAACAGCATTGCATACTGACCGAACTGATAGGCAGTTACCACGACATAACGTGGAATGTGAACCGTATCGGCCAACGGTGCCAAAATCGGCATCGACAGCACCGCCAAGCCTGATGAAGATGGGACGATGAATCCTAA
Above is a genomic segment from Lentilactobacillus buchneri containing:
- a CDS encoding peptide ABC transporter substrate-binding protein — protein: MGKIRKVSLSIGIVMVAVFLAACGKQSSQNNAQNKSITLMQTSDLTSLDNTNQAMLPEFNTLTNISEGLYRLNSKDQPVPAMATKIVKPTDNGKKYVFHIRSNAKWSNGDPVKAEDFEYSWKRSLNPANNPVYTYVFSGIKNADAIINHKNSYKTLGIKATGDKTLEINLDHPMAYFNKLVAMPVFMPQDKSFVQKVGVKKYGTNAKNTVSNGAFKITNWTGTNDAYRLVKNPYYWDRSAIKLDQINYKTVKDSNTAHNLFEDGKLDDATISGVTAKSLQKNKDLKRIPKAWTYYLQVNQRKGRPLANQKLRQAISLAINRKELTNKVLADGSLPASSFVSPGTAVDPTTGKDFSQETSFSVAPNIKQARSLLAAGKKEAGITGDLKLSIVGDDQDVTKNVAQYIQGQLDSKLPGVKVSIANLPDKAQQARRSEGKFDLAQWYWLADFGDPINYLGILTSNNTMNPGKFSDATYDSLIEKAKTAANQTDYWKYLRQAEKRLMNQNGIIPLYYVRESHLVNPKLSGVEYHVAGFPDYTRATITK
- a CDS encoding OsmC family protein — translated: MGKYIINSKLRKVGAQVDTKTGIHQFIVDEPIAGHGTDAGPNPVQYLLSAVGSCLAITANDIARKHPEIQIKKFETKTTGETTQYQDGRSAVTKIVVQIHAETNLDEAGHKAFMHSVVKDCTVHETLKHAVPIELQFI